The segment TGATGATGCCGATGATTCGCCATAATGAAGCTTTTAAAAGGCTCCATGATTACTACACAAACCGTAAGGATAATCCGTTACGCAAGAAGCAATCCATCGTGGTCCTATGCGGAAAACTCTTAAAAGTTCTCCATGGAATCAGCACGAAGCACAAAGCGTTTGACGCAAAGCGAATGATGAGGGATATTCCTAGTCTCGCAGAGGCTATGTAAAGTCCTGCATCCCCTTTAAAGACCTAGACAACAGGATGACACGGAGAAGCTGGCACTATTTTTTCCATTCGACCTCGAGTCCCTAAAGGAGCTTCGCTAGCCTCTGCCTTATGACTAGACCGAACGAAGGAATGTAGGCACACTGATGCCCAGAGACATGGGAGGGTACGTCATCATAAGCTACGCAGAGATCCATTGTGCATCGTATATCCAATGATCACTACTTTACCATCATTACCCAGTAGTGACCGCGTAGCGTACCCACCAAATGTAAGAGAATCACAAATTTATTAATATCTGTTAGGGAGTATGTCGAAAAATATTTTTTTGACATCCCACCAACGGGTCAAACCGTTGATATATCAATATTTATAGAGGGAGGAATGATGATGAAGTTACTAATATTTTGTGACCCAGGGATTGACGATGCAATGGCATTGATTTATGCTCTTTTACATCCTGAAATAGATGTTCTGGGACTTGTTTGTAGCTATGGGAACGTCGATAAGATTACTGCTGCCAATAATGCAGCACATATTTTACACTTAGCTGGCAGGATGGACATTCCGATTTTTAATGGTGCGGAAATGCCGGTGACTGGGGAACTCGCTGATTATTATCCCGAAATTCATGGAGAGGATGGCATCGGTCCTATTAAAGTCACCAAGGGTGCCAACCAATACAGGATCCGCAATCTGGGGGAGGTATTTGAACTAATTGTAAATAATAATAATCTAGTCATTGCTGACCTTGGTAGGTCGACCACCCTGGCTGCTTGTTTTCTATTAAACAAGGAAGCAATGAGTATGGTAAAAGAACTGCATATTATGGGTGGCGCATTCATGGTCCCAGGAAATGTTACTCCTGTTGCGGAAGCGAACTTCTATGGAGATCCCATTTCCGCAAACCTTCTGTTGGCCCATGGGAAAAAAGTTTTCCTTACTCCTCTAAATGTTACACAGAAGGCAATCATTACAAATGACTATGCAGAAGCCCTTGAGTACTATACTAAAAATAAATTTAAGGATATATACATTCCCATCATTAAGTATTATACTAAGGCCTACGCGAAATTGGTACCAGGTATGGAAGGTGCCCCTTTTCATGATTTGTTAACGGTCTATTCTGCTCTACATCCCAAAAGGATGCAGTACTTGGCTAAAAAAGTACATGTCGTTGTAGAAGGGAAGACACGGGGCAAATCGTTTGCTGACTTCCGTCATATGGAATCGGAGCAAGAGAGTAAGCATCACATTGCCTTAGGATTTGATTATGATCACTTTTTGCAAGAAGTTTTTCAAATTTTAACACGACCGATATAATGGAGAAAGATAAATAAGTGTAAGAAGGAGGAAGGTAAGTGGCTACAGAAAAAGAAAAGATGCTTGCTGGAGAATTGTACAAACCTTGGGATCCAGAGTTAATGGAAGAAAGAGTTCAAGCAAGAAGATTAAGTCGTCTGATAAACGAAACCACTGAAACGGAAGGGGACAGAAGAGTGGAACTCCTCAAGGAGCTTTTTGGTTCTACAGGAGATAAGGTCTATCTCGAACCGAACTTCCGTTGTGACTATGGATACAATATCCATGTTGGAGAAAACTTCTTCGCCAACTTTGACTGTTGTATACTTGATGTGTGCAAAGTGGAGTTTGGTGATAACTGTATGCTTGCACCGGGAGTACATATCTACACGGCAACCCATCCCATTGATCCCGTGGAAAGAAACAAAGGCCCTGAATACGGGATTCCGGTAAAAATTGGTCACAACGTCTGGATTGGAGGCAGTGCCGTCATTAATCCAGGAGTCACAATCGGTGACAATGTGGTAGTCGCCTCCGGAGCGGTCGTTACGAAAGATGTTCCGCCGAATGTAGTGGTGGGAGGAAATCCTGCGCGGATTTTAAAAGAAATAGAAGTAAAATAAATAATCTATCATTTTTTCTAGTAATCGTTGCATATAATGTAACGATTCTTCTTTTTGTTCTGGAAATGAATCTAAGATTTCTAATTTAGTTGCGGAACTATACATACTAGGGTATTTGGTGGGAGGGACGGTTTTGGAAAAGGAAGAGCATTCTTTATTTGATCAACCAATTATAGCCTTTGGCTTGCCAATACTTATTATGCTGTTTGGTGTTTTTTTGCTAGTGGAAGCACATAATTCAGGGAAACTAAAATACATCCCGGTAGTTTTCATCCTGCTTGGGTTATCCGAGATTATCCGTGCTGTAATGAGACGGCATTATCGTCCGACTAAGAGGAAGCGTGCTGAAATTAATCAGAAAAGTGGACATGTTGCTTATATTCTCATGGCTACAAGTGTGGTTTGTTCGGTGTTGCTTTTGATTATGGAGCGAATTTCTGTGGAGATGGTTTTATATGTACAGTTGTCGATGGCGATTGTGGTTTATCCTCTGCTGAAATTGATTTTACTTGTCCGACATTATTAAAGTGACGGGGTATCCGTCACTTCAGTGTGTAGACAAAGTTATTTAATCTTCAAGATATGCAATAATCATGTTGATCGTAGTGGAAGACGCGCAGACTCCTGCGGGAGGAAGGGACATGGGAGACCCCGCAGGGCGTAGCCCGATGAGGCTCCCGGACCGCCCGCGGAAAGCGAAGCGTCTGAAACGTAGATCAACAATTATATGCAATTCCAAAAATAAATTGGGTTTGTCAACAGTCTGAAGTGACGGGGTATCCGTCACTTTTTTAGTTGTTTGAGGGGGTAGAAGGTACCTCTCCAGATGATGCCGCCTCTATAGAGGGTAAGGATGGTTGCTCGTGCAATGCTATAGATGAAAAGTAATACAGTAACTGGGAAAACGGTCAAATAGATATTTGCCCCCTTTGCCATTTTGTTTGCTGTTTCATTGTAGGCTAGGAATAACATCAAGATACTCAAAGCAAAGGTTAGTCGAGTGGTACCCGTTGTTGCGAACGAGCCTATAAATGGGAAGAGTTGCGATAGGAATAAGCCACTAATGGCAAACAGCACCATGAAGTAGCTATAAAAGAGCCCTGCAAACGTGTTTTTTTCCAATCCTATAAGTGCAGAACGTAGGTTAGGATACCATTCCACCTGCAAATGATTCAGTGCGAGAGCCAAGTGTTGCTTCTTCCCGGCTTGTTTGATCATGCTGCCAAGCATCAAATCATCATCTGGTCTCATTTTTATGTTTTTATGTGTTCCTATTTCCTCATAGACAGTTCTAGATAGAAGGTTGAAGGCGCCAATTCCAATCGCGGACTTACTACTTGGGTCATTGGCTTTCCACGGTCTTTTAAAAAAACCAAAACCGAAAAGGAAGAACGAAATAAAAGCATTTGTCCAGAAACTGCTTCCTTTAAGATTAGGAGCAAGAGTCAAATGGTCAAGCTCATTTTGCTGAAAGTATGTAATCGCCTTTGAGATGGTATCTTTTTGAAATAAAATGTCTGCATCAGTAAAAAGGATATACTCTCCCTTGCTTTGAAGGAATCCCTCATACAAAGCATGGTTTTTCCCAAGCCATCCTTCTTTAAGCTGTTTTATATGAATCACTTTCATTCTGGATGCTGTATGAGCTAAATGGTTGAGAATGTCACCAGTCTGATCTATGGAACGGTCATTAACCACGATCCATTCTATATTGGAATAGGTCTGTTGAAATTGTGATAAGAGGCTAGCTTCAATGTGTGCTTCTTCATCTTTGGCCGTAACAATGATGGAAAGAAGGGGGCCGTTACTTTTTGAGCGACCATCTTCTTGGACATTTTCCAGTTTTGTTATTTTTCCCATACCTTGCTTGGCATCCAGCCATACAGCAAACCAGAAGAGAAAGGTGAATACCGCTAAATAGAGCATCATGGTCCCTCCAGTACTTGATTACTGTATTGTACCAAATGAAACATAGAAAAAGCACATGAAGGGGTGCTTTCAGACTGTTGATAAACTATAAACTAGTTAGGTTATCTGTTGGAAGAGTTGATCTTCGTTGCAGGAACTTCGCTTTCGCGGGCAGTCCGGAAGCCCCCTCGGGCTACGCCGTGGCCACTGAAAAAGTAATGAACTTTATTAATCTGGTTAACACCGCTGTTGATTTCCGCAAACGGCTTCGCTTATCCAGAGGGCGACCGTGAGCCTCCACAGGCTACGCCCTGCGGGGTCTCAAGATTGTCGCTATCCCCCCGCAGGAGTCTTCGCCTATTGCTCCAATCAACAGCTAGAAACCAAAAAAAATGATAAGTTATTAGGTTTATCAGTGGCCTTGGCTATGCCCTGCGGGGTCTTCCATGTCCTTTTCTCCCGCAGGAGTCTTCGCTCCTTCCACTGCGATCAACTAGAGAATTTCATTATTTTAAGATTTGTCTACAAACTGAAAGCACCTGAGAGGTGCTTTCAGAACTCAACTCGTTTGCTTATTTACCGTCCATGGGAATGGATCCGGTAGAGCAGACCAATCTTGATCGAATTCTTCAGGAGTCAATAAACAGCTGTCCAACTCTCTTGTCAGTTCCCCGCGGTCCATATCTACTCCTATTAGTACAAGCTTTGTCATCCTATCCCCAAATTCAGGGTCCCACTCCTGCATCAAATGCGGGTTTTCCTTTATCACTGCCTCTTGTTCCAATTTAGGAAGGGAGGCTACCCAATAGGAAACAGGTTGTAGTTGAACGGATGGACCTGCTTGGGAAAAAAGAAGCGCAACATTGTTTCTAGTGGCACACCAAACGATCCCTTTGGCTCGGACCACCTCCTCAGGAAGGGCCGCATACCATTCACTGAATCGCTCGGAATGGAAGGGGAGCCTGCGTTGATAAACAAAGGAGGAGATTCCATACTCTTCTGTCTCTGGTGTATGTTGTTGGTGACCAGCTTGAAGCTCCTTCAACCAACCTGCAGATGCGCTTGCTTTATCGAAATCAAATTTTCCTGTGTTCAATATAGAAGAAGGGGAGACATTAGAATTGGTCGTTCTAATAATAGTTGCCTCTGGTTGGAGTGTTCTTAGTACTTTTTCCAGCTTTTCTAGCTCTTCTTTTGAAACAAGATCACATTTGTTTAAGATTAAGACATCACAAAATTCAATCTGGTCGATTAACAAATCAGCAATTTCTCTTGTATCTTCCTCACTCATTGCTTCCTTTCTGTCAAGAAGACTGTCACCTGATTCGAAATCGTGCCAGAAACGATAGGCATCCACTACAGTAACCATCGTATCAAGTCTACAAAACTTGGTTAAATCAATGCCAAGCTCTTCATCTATATAAGAAAAAGTCTGGGCAACAGGAACTGGCTCACTTATCCCTGTCGATTCAATAAGAATATAATCAATATCTCCCGAAGTAACCAGTTTTTCTACTTCTACAAGTAAATCTTCTCGAAGCGTACAGCATATGCAACCGTTTGACATTTCCACAAGTTTCTCATCTGTTCGAGAAAGGCTTCCGCCCTGCTTCACCAAGCCAGCATCAATGTTCACTTCGCTCATGTCATTAACGATTACCGCTACTTTCAATCCATCTCTATTATGTAGTACATGATTCAAGAGTGTCGTTTTCCCAGCTCCTAAATAACCGCTTAGGACAGTGACGGGTATCTTTTTTATCGTCATATTTTAATCTCCTTCAATTATAAATAGTAATGATTACGATTTATATAGTAACTTAGAAAAGTAACGGTGTAAAGATAATTACATGCAATTATTTAATATGGTAGAATAAGGGAAATGCCTGAAAGGGCTGAGATCATCATGATTTGGATATTTTTCATTAGTTTTACAGTGCTTGTGGCAATTTTCTTCTATTTTCTAAATCTATCTTTAAAAAAGCATCACGAAATTTATGGCAGCAAATTCGTTCGTCCTTCTATGTGTGTGTCATGTGGTAGGGAATACTTTAATAGTTCTTCTAATTTCTGTGATGGTTGCAAAAAAAGAGAATAAGCAAAAGAGGTGATTCTAAATTTAGAGTCATCTTTTTTTATAAGAACCTTCTACTTTCTATTAATATGGCATATTCATTAGATAGAAAGGAGGGGGGAAAGATAGAATCTACCAACCGAACCGGATTTTTTCTATTTATCAATAACACCGTACTTTTCATGATTATTTTATTTGTGGTCTCCTCCATCATTACAACGGTCCTTTCCACTAGACTTTCCTCTGAGTATATCGGGAACATTTTAAGAAATGTACAGTCAACAGAATTGTATTTGACCATCATTCAAAGTCAAAATCACTATATGACCGGCAAGGATGTCGAGGTTCCAAAACTTCCAATCATGGAATTCTCATTTGAACTGGCAACCAATTTAAAGCCGTATGATATCAGAAGTTTTCTAGGAAACGAGATTCCCGGATTCTATGCCTATGACACACAGTTTTATGTAGCTGGAAGAGGAACCGACTATACCGATATCCCATTTGAATCCGTCGCACCGATGGAAGTGCTTCTAAAAGAACGGGAAATTGCAGAGGAGATGCTTTTGGCTGATGAGAAAGAGGACGAGCCGACCCCTGCCCCGGAAAAGTCGATGGATGAGACGATTGTGCATATCTATCAATCCCATAGTTGGGAATCTTATTTGCCACTATTGAGGGATGTCAGTGAACCGGATGATGCAACAAGCAATAATCCGGAGGCCAATGTTATAGCAGTAGGAAAAATGCTGAAAAACGAACTTGCTGACAAAGGAATTAAAGCAAACCATGATACCAGGAATGTCCCAAAGGACCTTGCTGCAAGAGGGTGGAATTATAACCACTCCTATCAATATTCCAGAGAAACAATAGAAGCAGCAATGATGTTTAATAGTGATGTTAAATACTTGATTGATATTCATCGGGACGCCGCTCGAAAAGACAAAACAACTGCGGAAATTGGAGGGAAAAAATATGCAAGACTTATGTTTGTAGTGGGGACTGCCCATAAAAACTACGAAAAAAATCTAGAATTTGCTGAACGAATTTATCATGCTATTGAGAAAAAGTATCCTGGTCTGAGTATAGGAGTCATCCCTAAAGGGAAATCAACAGGGAACGGCTTGTACAATCAAGATTTATCAAACCGGGCCATCCTCTTGGAAGTTGGTGGGGTGGATAATAACTTGGAAGAGGCGCGTAACTCCATTAAGGCATTTGCAGATATCTACAGTGAAATTGTCTGGGAAGAAAGGGAAGCGGGAGAGTTTTGATGAGGGAGTGAGCGGGATTAAATATACGTTTTTTTGGTTGGTTTTAATGTTTGTAGCTATTGTCATTTCGTTTAAATATTTTCACTGGATTGCTACATTGGCTTCTTTTTTGGCAGGGGTTATTGTGATTTCTGTTTCGTTGTTTGAGGATTTTTATATGGCCAAGTGAAGGGAGCAGGATATTATTCTGCTCTTTTTATTGATATGGAGATACATCCTCCATAAAGAAGGCTATTCTACAGGTCAAACTCCATCTTCTACCTTTCAACGGAGGACTTCTACATTTCCCGAAGCAACTTCTACATTTCCCAGCCGTACTTCTACCACTTGGGTCCAATGTTCTACAACTTTACCTATTAATTACCTAATTTTAAGATAAGTAGCAGGGGTGTTTGAAAAGGGATTTTGTTATTTTTATAGAAGTATAAAAGGAATAACTTATTAGGAGCTGATTTAAAAATGTGTGGGATTTTTAACTAAACATGAACAAAGAGATACGCGGATACCAGTAGAGAGGCAGAAGTTGAGGGAAGCTATATACAAGGATCTGGTCCGTGATCCGAATATTCTCGCTTTCTTCTATGGGGGATCACTCGCAAAGGGAAACGAGGATGTGTATTCTGATTTAGACCTTCGTGTCATAGTAAGAGATGAAGTTTTCGAAGCTTATCGTTCCAATAAAAAAGAACGCGCCAAAAACTGGGGCGAGGTATTATATCATGAGGACTTCCCATGGGCTCCATATTCCATTGCTCATTATCCCTCTTTTATCAAAGTGGATACATTTTGTTACCGTCAGTCTGACTTGCAACCTTCTCCTTATTTGAAGCATCTATTAATTGAACACGATCCTAATGGGATTGTCTCTCAGTTAAGGGATGAATCGCAGTCAATAGACTATCAATTTTCACAAGATGAATTTGAAGTGTGGCGAGGAAAATTCTTTGCTTATCTTCACGAGCTGTATCGCCGTGTCCATCGGGGGGAATATAATTATGCTTTCCAGATGATACATTCCTTAAGCTATTCCATTGTAGTTGGATGGTATGTAGAAATGGGAGAGGTTCCAAATTCATTTGGCGACTGGTCTAAGGTAGAAGGGCCGAGAAGTCCGTTGAGTGAAGATCGGTTGAACATGTTAACAAAATGGGATGTTGGAAAGCGTGATGCAGAAAAGTTGTCTCAA is part of the Sutcliffiella sp. FSL R7-0096 genome and harbors:
- a CDS encoding nucleoside hydrolase; its protein translation is MKLLIFCDPGIDDAMALIYALLHPEIDVLGLVCSYGNVDKITAANNAAHILHLAGRMDIPIFNGAEMPVTGELADYYPEIHGEDGIGPIKVTKGANQYRIRNLGEVFELIVNNNNLVIADLGRSTTLAACFLLNKEAMSMVKELHIMGGAFMVPGNVTPVAEANFYGDPISANLLLAHGKKVFLTPLNVTQKAIITNDYAEALEYYTKNKFKDIYIPIIKYYTKAYAKLVPGMEGAPFHDLLTVYSALHPKRMQYLAKKVHVVVEGKTRGKSFADFRHMESEQESKHHIALGFDYDHFLQEVFQILTRPI
- a CDS encoding maltose acetyltransferase domain-containing protein, whose translation is MATEKEKMLAGELYKPWDPELMEERVQARRLSRLINETTETEGDRRVELLKELFGSTGDKVYLEPNFRCDYGYNIHVGENFFANFDCCILDVCKVEFGDNCMLAPGVHIYTATHPIDPVERNKGPEYGIPVKIGHNVWIGGSAVINPGVTIGDNVVVASGAVVTKDVPPNVVVGGNPARILKEIEVK
- a CDS encoding glycosyltransferase family 2 protein, with protein sequence MMLYLAVFTFLFWFAVWLDAKQGMGKITKLENVQEDGRSKSNGPLLSIIVTAKDEEAHIEASLLSQFQQTYSNIEWIVVNDRSIDQTGDILNHLAHTASRMKVIHIKQLKEGWLGKNHALYEGFLQSKGEYILFTDADILFQKDTISKAITYFQQNELDHLTLAPNLKGSSFWTNAFISFFLFGFGFFKRPWKANDPSSKSAIGIGAFNLLSRTVYEEIGTHKNIKMRPDDDLMLGSMIKQAGKKQHLALALNHLQVEWYPNLRSALIGLEKNTFAGLFYSYFMVLFAISGLFLSQLFPFIGSFATTGTTRLTFALSILMLFLAYNETANKMAKGANIYLTVFPVTVLLFIYSIARATILTLYRGGIIWRGTFYPLKQLKK
- a CDS encoding GTP-binding protein — its product is MKKIPVTVLSGYLGAGKTTLLNHVLHNRDGLKVAVIVNDMSEVNIDAGLVKQGGSLSRTDEKLVEMSNGCICCTLREDLLVEVEKLVTSGDIDYILIESTGISEPVPVAQTFSYIDEELGIDLTKFCRLDTMVTVVDAYRFWHDFESGDSLLDRKEAMSEEDTREIADLLIDQIEFCDVLILNKCDLVSKEELEKLEKVLRTLQPEATIIRTTNSNVSPSSILNTGKFDFDKASASAGWLKELQAGHQQHTPETEEYGISSFVYQRRLPFHSERFSEWYAALPEEVVRAKGIVWCATRNNVALLFSQAGPSVQLQPVSYWVASLPKLEQEAVIKENPHLMQEWDPEFGDRMTKLVLIGVDMDRGELTRELDSCLLTPEEFDQDWSALPDPFPWTVNKQTS
- a CDS encoding stage II sporulation protein P, with translation MAYSLDRKEGGKIESTNRTGFFLFINNTVLFMIILFVVSSIITTVLSTRLSSEYIGNILRNVQSTELYLTIIQSQNHYMTGKDVEVPKLPIMEFSFELATNLKPYDIRSFLGNEIPGFYAYDTQFYVAGRGTDYTDIPFESVAPMEVLLKEREIAEEMLLADEKEDEPTPAPEKSMDETIVHIYQSHSWESYLPLLRDVSEPDDATSNNPEANVIAVGKMLKNELADKGIKANHDTRNVPKDLAARGWNYNHSYQYSRETIEAAMMFNSDVKYLIDIHRDAARKDKTTAEIGGKKYARLMFVVGTAHKNYEKNLEFAERIYHAIEKKYPGLSIGVIPKGKSTGNGLYNQDLSNRAILLEVGGVDNNLEEARNSIKAFADIYSEIVWEEREAGEF